In the Methanothermobacter marburgensis str. Marburg genome, GTGAAACCATAACTGAATATGGATTTACCAACCTTCGGGGGCCCATAGACAAGTGTAACAGTATTTTCAGGGATCGCCCCTCCACCAATGAGTTCATCAAGACCCCTTATTCCTGAGGGAATTCTGACAATCATTTAACCACCATAGAGAAGTCCGAGGAGGGTTTCAAGTGCTTCATTCACTCCCCATCCCTCTTTAAGTGAAACAGGTATTATGGGGACATCACCTCCAAGCTTCATCCTTGTTCTTATCTCATCAGGTGAGAGCGCGCCTGGAAGGTCCTGTTTATTGGCAACCACAACCTTAGGTATCGCCTCTGCCCTTGTCTTTCTTATCATCTCCTTGGCCCTTGCGAAGGTTTCAGGTGCGGTTGAGTCCACCAGTATGAATGCCCCTACAGCCTCCCTTGAGAGGACATCCAGTATGAGGTCGAATCTCTCCTGTCCCGGTGTACCGAAGATATCCGCCATGAACCCCTTATACTCGAGGTGACCTATGTCCATTGCAATGGTTGTTGGGAACGCCGAGAGGGCCTTTCTATCAACCGAAACCGCCTTTGTGGATATTGACTTTACGAATGTGGATTTCCCTGAATTGTAGGGACCAGTCACCAGTATCTTGGGCACATAGACCTTAACGCCACCGGGCTGTACAACAAAGAAGAGCACCATGGTATCAGGTGGACTGGACCAGTCAGAATGGGCAACCATGAACCCCTGCCCTATTATGACCCTCTCCTCAATGGTCCGCAGGTCAACGACACAGTCCATCAGTGATCTCAGTTTATCCATAAGCTCCCTTTCATAGTCCCACTCAGTGAAGAGGTAGACAATGTTGACATCAAGTTCAGAGGCCCTCCTGTTCCATGTCTCTACAATTTCAAGGGTGTCACCGTTCCCCAGGTAATCTATTATTACAGAGAGACAGTTTATTACTCCCACACCGCCTGGAATATCCTCTATTGCACTCAGAACTGTTTCCTTTATCTCTGAGTAATCACTGACGGTGTAACGCTCCTCTGATGGCATTCCAAGGAAGGGTGAACTTCCATCAACAAAGAACATGTCCCCATTCTCAATGCGGGGCTCGATGTCCCAGCCATAGGACCTGAATTCATATATTATGCTCTCAGGTTCCTCAACGTTGGTGAATATAAACCCCTTCTCGCCCTCACCAAGTCGTCCGTTGAGCATCTGGTAACCGAATGCCTCATAGTCCACTCCGGGGGATGCCGAGAACATCACAGAAGCCCCCTCCCTCACTCCACCGCCCAGGAGGTCGTCGAGTTTCGGGATGTAAGTCCTCTTCATGTTCACATCTCCCTTAGAATTTCATCAACCTGCGCTGCCCTTGAATCCATTTCAAAGAGCAGCAGACCCAGCTGTGCCTCCGGTTCTGCCAGGGCCGTGAATATGGCCTTCTCACCTGCAGGTTTGAGAATGATTATACCCTTCTCGGTTCTCACGGTTATCTCAGA is a window encoding:
- a CDS encoding ATPase domain-containing protein, coding for MKRTYIPKLDDLLGGGVREGASVMFSASPGVDYEAFGYQMLNGRLGEGEKGFIFTNVEEPESIIYEFRSYGWDIEPRIENGDMFFVDGSSPFLGMPSEERYTVSDYSEIKETVLSAIEDIPGGVGVINCLSVIIDYLGNGDTLEIVETWNRRASELDVNIVYLFTEWDYERELMDKLRSLMDCVVDLRTIEERVIIGQGFMVAHSDWSSPPDTMVLFFVVQPGGVKVYVPKILVTGPYNSGKSTFVKSISTKAVSVDRKALSAFPTTIAMDIGHLEYKGFMADIFGTPGQERFDLILDVLSREAVGAFILVDSTAPETFARAKEMIRKTRAEAIPKVVVANKQDLPGALSPDEIRTRMKLGGDVPIIPVSLKEGWGVNEALETLLGLLYGG